From the genome of Vicia villosa cultivar HV-30 ecotype Madison, WI linkage group LG2, Vvil1.0, whole genome shotgun sequence, one region includes:
- the LOC131647186 gene encoding RNA pseudouridine synthase 4, mitochondrial-like → MSVRLALRSFTRHCHSSAENSKWLTLPPVNTTTINTSSNQLSSTSTTALKWVTRCCPQLPKTLVHKLFRLKQVRMLPPQQQQEQDHKFKKVTPKDTLNPGDRIFLPHSVKQQTPVPSKRPDSPLTPTLTAKQINFIRALVIYKDPEILVLNKPPGMPVQGGINIKWSLDAVASECLKHECPESPRLVHRLDRDCSGILVMGRTKTSTTVLHSIFREKTSMASDDIGTEKRILQRKYWALVLGCPRRSRGMVTAPLGKVVVDNGKSDRITIVDNSTSLSPQHAITEYRVIASSSHGYTWLELSPLTGRKHQLRVHCAEVLGTPIVGDYKYGWQAHKKWGQFDLSTLEDSTEELLKEETLPFGLNLNKGSISDKRPHLHLHCKQIVLPDISQALQNVQSLSGLSYDLSAVKALELEADLPPFMKKSWDVTSS, encoded by the exons ATGTCTGTCCGTCTCGCCCTGAGGTCATTCACTCGTCACTGTCATTCCTCCGCCGAAAATTCCAAATGGCTCACACTTCCACCTGTGAATACAACCACCATCAACACTTCCTCCAACCAACTCTCCTCCACTTCAACCACTGCCCTCAAATGGGTCACTCGTTGCTGCCCCCAACTACCCAAAACCCTTGTCCACAAACTTTTCCGCCTAAAACAAGTTCGAATGCttccaccacaacaacaacaagaacaagatcaTAAATTCAAAAAGGTGACACCTAAAGACACCTTGAACCCCGGCGATCGTATATTTCTTCCACATTCTGTCAAACAACAAACGCCTGTACCGTCCAAACGTCCTGACTCTCCCCTCACTCCAACTCTCACCGCCAAACAAATCAATTTTATCCGTGCTCTTGTTATCTATAAG GATCCTGAGATTCTTGTCCTCAACAAACCTCCCGGAATGCCAGTACAG GGTGGCATTAATATCAAATGGAGTTTAGATGCTGTAGCTTCAGAATGTTTAAAGCATGAATGCCCTGAATCCCCTCGTCTG GTGCATAGACTTGACAGAGACTGTTCTGGAATTCTCGTCATGGGAAGAACAAAGACAAGTACTACGGTTCTGCATTCCATCTTCCGCGAGAAAACTTCCATGGCTTCAGATGAT ATTGGCACGGAAAAGAGAATCTTACAAAGAAAGTATTGGGCACTGGTGCTCGGATGTCCTAGACGTTCACGAGGGATGGTTACTGCTCCACTGGGTAAG GTGGTGGTTGACAACGGAAAATCTGATCGAATAACTATAGTTGACAATTCTACATCGCTGTCACCCCAACATGCAATTACAGAGTACCGGGTGATTGCATCATCATCTCATG GTTATACATGGTTGGAGCTTTCCCCCTTAACAGGTAGAAAACACCAG CTCCGAGTCCACTGTGCTGAGGTGTTAGGTACACCAATAGTTGGGGATTACAAATATGGATGGCAAGCTCATAAGAAGTGGGGACAGTTTGATTTGTCTACTCTGGAGGACTCAACTGAAGAACTTCTGAAGGAAGAGACATTACCTTTTGGCCTTAACTTGAACAAGGGTAGCATCTCTGACAAGCGTCCTCATTTACATCTTCATTGCAAGCAAATAGTCTTGCCTGATATATCTCAAGCACTGCAAAATGTGCAATCACTATCAGGTTTAAGTTATGACCTTTCAGCGGTTAAAGCACTTGAGTTGGAAGCGGATTTGCCTCCATTCATGAAAAAGAGTTGGGATGTGACAAGTTCGTGA